From Oryza sativa Japonica Group chromosome 4, ASM3414082v1, one genomic window encodes:
- the LOC4336244 gene encoding uncharacterized protein — translation MATAVLTYLQSLWPLSALLREDDLRASARLLRGVPVPEETKQFVLALRDREPGSGSRGGVIYILAAQNLSERSASDADSLIRRVRPAAVVTQLAHTAADDVRAEEECLEGGGAGGVPASPFQVIKRCVTEKRSKDQYVKAAACQVLQEIFGVGFYGHVLAAKRAAEETGSCFLLLESPYERNCNGGASGGQSTMEEGSGQQLASRCSLAQSSTDDGTGGQSQGSCLLTQSTSSIVSSHVRKICLVDDIGGQLVKSLAPTVNLLMSQAISSDGVSECKLAECKPSDRYEAPPFAQTVYPLLADLYDIFVDIPSIGKAMASAQELLRQVHDGKPISTEMLSDVYVFRIAIEALRIGLNNAGRSHIDTRDNHGSKKLDFSELNSEEKCHILLVQALRSQVREFGSVVAVVDASCLAGIRRHWDTPVPSEIAQLASSCFKQYGNKNDSEDNELPSSVDSTDKKSWVAEKPVVVVGAGGTAILGFSSLSKTVQASAFLKLAPYKTPVVLKYGLIQLQRHASIVLSKVLSNGVFSASSNASVLQFTASSEKIRAVTHTVISSAKRTSLMAMRTSFYEIMQKRQKQPFRITPWATFGCSMAACAGLLMHGDGIECAAEVAPSVPMIATLGRGLEILRLTSQEVRQTRGQHIKEALGALMSNLKKTAK, via the coding sequence ATGGCCACGGCGGTGCTCACCTACCTGCAGAGCCTGTGGCCGCTCTCCGCTCTCCTGAGGGAGGACGACCTGCGGGCGTCCGCGCGGCTGCTGCGGGGCGTCCCCGTGCCGGAGGAGACGAAGCAGTTCGTGCTCGCGCTCCGCGACCGCGAGCCCGGCTCCGGCTCGCGCGGGGGCGTGATCTACATCCTCGCGGCGCAGAACCTGTCCGAGCGGTCGGCCTCCGACGCCGACTCCCTGATCAGGCGGGTGCGCCCCGCCGCCGTGGTCACGCAGCTCGCGCACACGGCGGCCGACGACGTCCGGGCCGAGGAGGAGTGCCTcgagggcggcggggccggcggcgtcccggcgtcCCCGTTCCAGGTGATCAAGAGGTGCGTCACGGAGAAGAGGAGCAAGGATCAGTACGtcaaggcggcggcgtgccagGTCTTGCAGGAGATTTTCGGGGTCGGGTTCTACGGCCATGTCTTGGCCGCGAAGAGAGCCGCGGAGGAGACGGGCTCGTGTTTTCTTTTGCTCGAGTCTCCGTATGAGAGGAATTGCAATGGCGGCGCATCGGGTGGCCAATCTACCATGGAAGAAGGCTCAGGTCAGCAATTGGCGAGTCGCTGCTCGCTCGCTCAAAGTTCAACGGATGATGGCACGGGTGGACAGTCACAGGGTAGCTGCTTGCTCACTCAGAGCACCAGTTCAATCGTAAGCTCGCATGTCAGGAAGATATGCCTTGTGGATGACATTGGGGGACAACTCGTGAAGTCGCTAGCGCCGACCGTTAATTTGTTGATGTCCCAGGCTATCTCTTCTGATGGTGTTTCAGAGTGCAAACTGGCTGAATGCAAGCCATCGGACAGATACGAGGCTCCACCTTTTGCACAGACTGTTTATCCGTTGCTTGCTGATCTTTATGATATATTTGTGGACATTCCGTCAATTGGAAAAGCTATGGCTTCTGCTCAGGAATTGCTCAGACAAGTTCATGATGGGAAGCCAATTTCCACTGAAATGCTGTCTGATGTGTATGTATTTAGGATCGCAATAGAAGCCCTCAGGATAGGTTTAAACAACGCAGGAAGAAGCCACATTGACACCAGAGATAATCATGGTTCAAAAAAATTGGATTTTTCAGAACTCAACTCTGAGGAGAAATGCCATATTCTTCTTGTGCAAGCCCTCAGAAGCCAGGTTAGGGAGTTTGGTTCTGTGGTGGCTGTAGTCGATGCCAGTTGCTTAGCTGGAATAAGGAGACACTGGGATACCCCTGTTCCTTCAGAGATTGCACAATTAGCCAGCAGTTGCTTCAAGCAATACGGCAATAAAAATGACAGTGAGGACAATGAGCTGCCATCATCAGTTGACAGCACAGATAAAAAGAGTTGGGTAGCTGAGAAACCTGTGGTCGTAGTTGGTGCAGGAGGAACAGCGATTCTGGGCTTTTCATCTTTATCAAAAACTGTACAGGCATCTGCCTTTCTTAAGCTGGCTCCCTATAAAACACCGGTGGTCCTGAAGTATGGCTTAATACAGCTGCAAAGGCATGCTTCCATCGTGTTAAGCAAGGTCCTATCGAATGGGGTTTTTAGTGCTAGTTCAAACGCATCCGTTTTACAATTCACAGCTTCATCGGAGAAGATTCGAGCAGTTACTCACACTGTAATTTCATCAgcaaagagaactagcttgaTGGCTATGCGAACTTCGTTCTACGAAATAATGCAGAAGAGGCAAAAACAACCTTTCAGGATCACTCCTTGGGCAACATTTGGTTGCAGCATGGCTGCATGCGCTGGTCTCCTGATGCATGGAGACGGGATTGAGTGTGCTGCTGAGGTCGCACCTTCTGTTCCCATGATTGCCACTCTGGGACGTGGTCTTGAGATCCTGCGCCTCACATCGCAGGAAGTGAGGCAAACAAGGGGCCAACATATAAAGGAAGCTTTGGGCGCGCTGATGAGCAACTTAAAGAAAACAGCAAAATAA
- the LOC4336245 gene encoding phosphoglycolate phosphatase 1A, chloroplastic has translation MLLTRASPTFLPSTSAASPSPQQAPSSPTFGRSQYRRGGGLVSVSSPVAGQRCAARRRSVMAAAGAVPAAKLENADALIDSVETFIFDCDGVIWKGDKLIDGVPETLDMLRSKGKRLVFVTNNSTKSRKQYGKKFETLGLNVNEEEIFASSFAAAAYLQSIDFPKDKKVYVIGEDGILKELELAGFQYLGGPSDGDKKIELKPGFYMEHDKDVGAVVVGFDRYFNYYKVQYGTLCIRENPGCLFIATNRDAVTHLTDAQEWAGGGSMVGAILGSTKQEPLVVGKPSTFMMDYLAKKFGITTSQICMVGDRLDTDILFGQNGGCKTLLVLSGVTSVQMLQSPDNSIQPDFYTNQISDFLTLKAATV, from the exons atGCTCCTGACGCGCGCCTCCCCCAccttcctcccctccacctccgccgcctcgccctcgccgcagCAGGCGCCGTCCTCCCCGACCTTCGGGAGGAGCCAGTACCGCCGGGGAGGTGGATTGGTCTCCGTTTCTTCTCCGGTGGCCGGTCAGCGCTGTGCTGCCAGGAGGAGGTCcgtgatggcggcggccggcgcggtcccCGCGGCGAAGCTGGAGAACGCCGACGCGCTCATCGACTCCGTCGAGACGTTCATATTCGATTGCGACG GTGTGATTTGGAAGGGCGACAAGCTGATCGACGGAGTGCCGGAGACGCTCGACATGCTCAGATCAAAG GGCAAGAGGCTGGTGTTCGTGACGAACAACTCGACCAAGTCGAGGAAGCAATACGGGAAGAAGTTTGAGACGCTGGGACTAAACGTCAATGAG GAAGAGATCTTCGCTTCGTCGTTCGCAGCTGCCGCGTACCTGCAGTCCATCGATTTCCCCAAAGACAAGAAG GTTTATGTGATTGGAGAGGACGGGATTCTGAAGGAGCTGGAGCTGGCTGGATTTCAGTACCTCGGCGGGCCA TCTGATGGAGACAAGAAGATAGAGCTGAAGCCTGGATTTTACATGGAACATGACAAAGAT GTTGGAGCAGTTGTTGTGGGATTCGATCGCTATTTTAACTACTACAAAGTACA GTACGGGACACTGTGCATTCGTGAGAATCCAGGGTGCCTTTTCATTGCCACAAACCGGGACGCCGTCACCCATCTTACTGATGCCCAAGAGTGGGCAG GTGGAGGGTCAATGGTTGGTGCAATTCTTGGTTCAACTAAACAAGAACCGCTCGTTGTCGGGAAGCCGTCAACATTCATGATGGACTACCTGGCAAAGAA GTTTGGGATCACAACATCCCAGATATGCATGGTTGGTGACCGTTTGGATACCGACATCTTGTTTGGCCAAAACGGAGGTTGCAAAACTCTTCTGGTCCTTTCAG GTGTCACTTCTGTACAGATGCTTCAGAGCCCTGACAACTCGATCCAGCCAGATTTCTACACAAACCAAATTTCTGATTTTCTCACCCTCAAAGCAGCAACTGTCTGA
- the LOC4336246 gene encoding amino acid permease 3, whose protein sequence is MSLADDLAAVERGGHMVPSKAAGVDGDGEPRRTGTMWTASAHIITAVIGSGVLSLAWGVAQLGWVAGPAVMLLFGAVIYCCSVLLVECYRTGDPYTGQRNRTYMDAVRANLGGTKVRLCGVLQFANFFGVCVGITIASSISMLAIKRAGCFHVRGHDQREACGGSSRPYMVVYGALQVVFSQIPNLHKMWWLSTLASAMSLSYSAIGIALGVAQIVANGGIRGTITGVFVGAGAGVTSMQKVWRSFQAFGNIAFAYGFSFILLEIHDTVKPVAPPSTETKVMRKAVAVSVATTTAVYLMCGCVGYAAFGNDSPDNLLTGFGFFEPFWLLDLANAGVVVHLVGTYQVVAQPVFAFLDGRAAAGAWPGSAALGKRRRVLRVGSLAEIEVSPFRLAWRTAFVCVTTAASTLLPFFGSMVGLIGAASFWPLTVYFPVEMYIAQRRVPRGSAQWLSLQALSAGCLVVSVAASAGSIAGVVEAFKAHNPFCWTC, encoded by the exons ATGTCGCTCGCCGACGACCTGGCCGCCGTCGAGCGCGGCGGCCACATGGTGCCATCGAAGGCGGCGggtgtcgacggcgacggggagCCGCGGCGGACGGGCACCATGTGGACGGCGAGCGCGCACATCATCACGGCGGTGATCGGGTCCGGCGTGCTGTCGCTGGCGTGGGGCGTCGCGCAGCTGGGGTGGGTGGCCGGCCCCGCGGTGATGCTGCTGTTCGGCGCCGTCATCTACTGCTGCTCCGTGCTCCTCGTCGAGTGCTACCGCACCGGCGACCCGTACACCGGCCAGCGCAACCGCACCTACATGGACGCCGTCCGCGCCAACCTCGGCGGGACCAAGGTGAGGCTCTGCGGCGTGCTGCAGTTCGCCAACTTCTTCGGCGTCTGCGTCGGCATCACCATCGCCTCCTCCATCAGCATGCT ggcgATCAAGAGGGCGGGGTGCTTCCACGTGAGAGGGCACGACCAGAGGGAGGCGTGCGGCGGCTCGAGCCGGCCGTACATGGTGGTGTACGGCGCGCTGCAGGTCGTGTTCTCGCAGATCCCCAACCTCCACAAGATGTGGTGGCTCTCCACGCTCGCCTCCGCCATGTCGCTGTCCTACTCCGCCATCGGCATCGCCCTCGGCGTCGCGCAGATCGTAG CGAACGGGGGAATCAGGGGCACCATCACGGGCGtcttcgtcggcgccggcgccggcgtcacCTCGATGCAGAAGGTTTGGCGGAGCTTCCAGGCGTTCGGGAACATCGCGTTCGCATACGGCTTCTCGTTCATCCTCCTCGAGATCCAT GACACGGTGAagccggtggcgccgccgtcgacggagACGAAGGTGATGAGGAAAGCGGTGGCGGTGagcgtggcgacgacgacggcggtgtacCTGATGTGCGGGTGCGTCGGGTACGCGGCGTTCGGGAACGACTCGCCGGACAACCTCCTCACCGGGTTCGGGTTCTTCGAGCCCTTCTGGCTGCTCGACCTCGCCAACGCCGGCGTCGTGGTGCACCTCGTAGGCACGTACCAGGTGGTGGCGCAGCCGGTGTTCGCGTTCCTCGAcgggcgcgccgcggcgggcgcgtGGCCCGGGAGCGCGGCGCTGGGCAAGAGGAGGCGGGTGCTCCGCGTGGGCTCCCTGGCCGAGATCGAGGTGAGCCCGTTCCGTCTGgcgtggcgcacggcgttcgtGTGCGTGACCACGGCGGCGTCCACGCTGCTCCCGTTCTTCGGCTCCATGGTGGGGCTCATCGGCGCGGCGTCGTTCTGGCCGCTCACCGTCTACTTCCCCGTGGAGATGTACATCGCGCAGCGCCGGGTGCCGCGGGGGAGCGCGCAGTGGCTGTCCCTCCAGGCGCTCAGCGCCGGGTGCCTCGTCGTGtccgtcgccgcctcggcgGGATCCATCGCCGGCGTCGTGGAGGCGTTCAAGGCGCACAACCCGTTCTGCTGGACGTGCTGA
- the LOC107276986 gene encoding disease resistance protein RGA2, with amino-acid sequence MSVEHQLQAMVEKLYAESAQEQGKLLCIESLLQDLHTLFRMVHRKISGINDSALLMISANNEQYHQLLQRLWSLTLDIDDMLNKVSCYLTKTRVLSIQVHSSFILRRLPFRRRIVHKIKQSIVELQECYAQTYRIRFPAKHRDISTPMVCQGAHSIRPEGILGREKEVDDVLTMMQADHGKAGLSVLPITGMAGIGKTTLAQLVFSHPWAVKTFGDDRIWVVVSSSFDDMIILSRLAEFLNTRQCNTVDSESLQCLVKQRLCGRKFLIVLDDVWGQNLQKWKLLIEVLESAKSGSKMIVTSRVPDVVTMTNSLRPYTLKRLLPIDSSNLLTQWMQNSAELPPRLIPIRKMIADTCCGVPSLLLSASNKLKSIRKTEVAWQHVLSRFDLVFYADPLLLDATYVSYQQLPSNIQQCFLYCSLFPVHSFTPEQLTGMFVADDLIKLSSSKSDMHMYFSKIMTEHYYDVMQKPRHKAYAIYKMHPGMQLLAQMISRGFHLAIDARKELVWPVENAKKSARCLSLLVDSKTTELPTELFEMGNLRTLILLRDEKMLLSDKKCSITDIPEEFCKCLIDMRVLHMQSCRIKRVPKLIGMLKKLAYLNLSHNDIEIIPDSICNLQFLKNFNLSRTEIAELPESVGKMQALQVLDLSHCEKLLHLHESVSNLVNLQILNLEGCHYLAILPRSMKNLKSLAYLNVLECPLLTQMPCQMNQLRNLEILPRYIAAENHEHTISELRPLVSLKELSICNMENASFDDARNVILQKKNRLVSLALSWTGSCTDPMISSKAQQILELLKPNRGLKVLCIFSCPAKKLPSWITSMPAYLKSLTEIKLVNLACECLPPLGQLPLLKIVELSGINAVTRVGDEFYGDDGTFASLEKLSFFHMRNLEIWLPSQREAIFPNLQELTITQCPKFRAVHVKLPVVKSLIMLLNNDKLIGSRGALEGFSQNLKSLSVSLCDGLLECSECEGLRELRGIEELHISRCTELISLPHGMQHLSFLRTLTITECTNLETFPEWLKNFTSLRSLHISSCPKLHIPKSLNNLSNLEISLE; translated from the coding sequence ATGTCAGTGGAACATCAACTGCAAGCAATGGTGGAAAAGCTTTACGCTGAGTCTGCGCAGGAGCAGGGTAAGCTGCTTTGCATTGAAAGCCTGCTCCAGGACCTGCATACACTTTTCAGGATGGTCCATAGGAAGATCAGTGGCATCAACGACAGTGCACTTCTCATGATCAGCGCCAACAACGAGCAGTACCACCAGCTTCTACAGAGGCTCTGGTCTCTCACACTTGACATTGATGACATGCTCAACAAGGTCTCTTGctatctaacaaaaacaagggTCCTCTCAATTCAGGTACACAGCTCATTCATCCTTAGAAGGCTCCCTTTTCGACGCCGCATTGTCCATAAGATCAAACAATCAATAGTTGAATTGCAAGAATGCTATGCACAGACATATAGAATCCGATTCCCAGCCAAACATAGAGATATCAGCACACCTATGGTTTGCCAAGGAGCACATAGCATACGACCAGAAGGGATACTAGGAAGGGAAAAGGAAGTGGATGATGTTCTAACAATGATGCAAGCTGATCATGGCAAAGCTGGCCTGTCAGTGCTTCCCATAACCGGAATGGCTGGAATTGGGAAGACAACCCTTGCTCAGTTAGTGTTCTCACATCCATGGGCTGTCAAGACATTTGGTGATGACCGAATTTGGGTCGTGGTGTCTAGTAGTTTCGATGATATGATAATATTGAGCAGACTAGCAGAATTTCTAAACACCAGGCAATGCAACACAGTGGACTCTGAGAGCCTTCAGTGCCTTGTCAAGCAGCGACTATGCGGGCGAAAGTTTCTTATTGTCTTGGATGATGTTTGGGGTCAGAATCTGCAGAAATGGAAGCTATTGATTGAGGTCCTTGAGAGTGCCAAGTCAGGAAGCAAGATGATTGTGACTAGTCGCGTTCCAGATGTTGTAACAATGACCAACTCTCTCAGACCATACACTTTGAAGCGTCTCTTACCAATCGATTCTTCAAACCTTCTCACACAATGGATGCAAAATTCTGCAGAGTTGCCGCCGCGGCTAATTCCAATAAGAAAAATGATCGCTGACACATGTTGTGGCGTGCCCTCACTACTACTCAGTGCATCAAACAAGCTCAAGAGCATACGGAAGACTGAAGTTGCATGGCAGCATGTCCTGAGCAGATTTGACCTAGTTTTCTACGCAGACCCACTTCTGTTGGATGCAACTTACGTCAGTTATCAACAACTCCCTTCCAATATCCAGCAATGCTTTCTATACTGTTCACTGTTCCCAGTTCATAGCTTTACTCCCGAACAGTTGACTGGCATGTTTGTTGCTGATGATCTCATAAAACTGTCAAGCAGCAAATCTGACATGCATATGTACTTCTCCAAGATAATGACAGAACACTACTATGATGTAATGCAGAAACCTCGACACAAAGCATACGCTATTTACAAGATGCACCCTGGGATGCAACTTCTTGCACAAATGATTAGCAGGGGATTTCACTTAGCAATAGATGCCAGGAAGGAATTAGTTTGGCCTGtagaaaatgcaaaaaaaagtgCTCGGTGCCTCTCCTTACTCGTTGACTCGAAGACAACTGAGCTTCCAACAGAATTGTTTGAAATGGGAAATCTGAGGACACTAATCTTGCTCAGAGATGAAAAGATGCTTTTGTCTGACAAGAAGTGCTCAATCACAGACATCCCAGAAGAATTCTGCAAATGTCTGATAGATATGCGTGTACTACACATGCAATCTTGCAGGATCAAAAGAGTACCTAAGTTAATTGGTATGCTTAAAAAATTAGCCTATCTTAATCTCTCCCACAATGATATAGAGATTATACCAGATTCAATATGCAACCTTCAGTTCTTGAAGAATTTCAACCTTTCACGAACTGAGATTGCTGAATTGCCAGAATCAGTTGGAAAGATGCAAGCTTTGCAAGTTTTGGATCTATCTCATTGTGAAAAACTTCTTCATTTGCATGAATCTGTAAGCAATCTTGTGAATCTTCAAATCCTAAACCTTGAAGGCTGTCATTACCTTGCTATTTTACCAAGAAGCATGAAAAACTTGAAAAGTCTTGCCTACCTAAACGTTCTTGAATGTCCTTTACTAACTCAAATGCCCTGTCAGATGAACCAACTTAGAAACCTCGAGATATTGCCAAGGTACATTGCAGCGGAAAATCACGAGCACACCATCTCAGAGTTGCGTCCCTTAGTTAGTTTGAAGGAACTCAGTATTTGCAATATGGAAAATGCTTCTTTTGATGACGCAAGGAATGTAATcctgcaaaagaaaaataggcTTGTGTCTTTGGCATTAAGTTGGACAGGAAGCTGTACAGATCCTATGATTAGTTCAAAAGCACAGCAAATACTTGAACTTCTTAAGCCAAACCGTGGTTTGAAAGTGTTATGCATTTTCTCATGTCCAGCAAAGAAGCTTCCATCATGGATAACAAGCATGCCAGCATACTTAAAATCACTTACTGAGATCAAGCTAGTTAATTTGGCATGTGAATGCCTACCTCCACTGGGGCAATTACCTCTTCTCAAGATTGTTGAATTAAGTGGAATAAATGCTGTCACACGTGTAGGTGACGAATTCTATGGGGATGATGGCACATTCGCCTCACTGGAGAAACTCTCGTTCTTTCACATGCGCAACCTAGAAATATGGCTTCCatcacagagagaagcaatttTCCCAAACCTTCAAGAATTGACTATCACCCAATGCCCAAAATTTAGAGCAGTGCATGTGAAACTCCCAGTTGTCAAAAGCTTAATCATGTTGTTGAACAACGATAAATTGATTGGATCTAGAGGAGCACTGGAAGGTTTCTCTCAAAACCTGAAATCTCTGTCGGTTTCCCTGTGTGACGGGCTATTAGAGTGTTCAGAATGTGAGGGGCTGAGAGAACTTCGAGGTATTGAGGAACTTCATATTTCAAGGTGCACAGAATTGATTTCTTTGCCCCATGGCATGCAGCATTTGTCATTCCTCCGAACCTTGACAATAACAGAGTGCACAAATTTGGAAACTTTCCCAGAATGGTTGAAGAATTTCACCTCTCTGAGATCCTTGCACATATCTAGTTGTCCAAAGCTGCACATACCCAAGAGTTTGAATAATCTGTCGAATCTCGAGATTAGTCTAGAGTGA
- the LOC4336247 gene encoding uncharacterized protein yields the protein MLVHRSIEKDVFEPLVMRISEIAQHYFGTVGSSETGEKGPTVPEFPEKIKWEVQHLEELFEGIKEDKEEVYEGFKSVSLAISEWQRRLAIAYQNAARDPRPFEGMKWAMEYHEMWVEDNNIIGAGDEILDFDEHELFESLRYVKTAQGGSEAHLLESIKSGMQCIKNVLATIRSRKEADNRSWCIVEQVFSPLLKLLKTINHLVSEAAARNNKSENYKILVKIDAEVNCLQDALDLIDRNKNEVYENFRLIEDLILPLLTFLKATYNDQSESLSFLDAVKHGVNYLEGVLDKIEQKQRDGNDNFHIVKAAFSPLLTCMYTFRRISLETLAHEDKSDAFILLDRIRDDLSQLKDVLQMVQEKENGIYSNFDAIEEHIDEIYDGHMNVEGSLKLNQMGGLRDKLQLIHEEITNIRGKVDDSFKVQEVSCHVMRMAAAHEASSSHQLSASNTFCITMESAQMWQLKVIIDELETRLRHCLLCLAVFPVDAIIKKRLLIHWWIGECFVTSVSEGKSFFNKLLLSNGFITPVKKYHCDKVHSCKVQPWIRGLLIEAAKSKAFVELSSDGSSRNDFTRTRRACLHAGKILTNFHPDVLTIYNIKQQYVELNKTWFSEKNRLTTLQLGQWHDASYDPRAHHVEINNAKFLKQVKSCKQLKYLSLRGISRIEALPNSIGKLSRLVILDLKACHNLEDLPKEIVKLVKLEYLDVSDCYLLSGMPKGLGKLFQLEVLKGFVLSNAKSKDLCHLNELVMLKKLRKLSIRIGYSIDSGQFANFGELCALRSLTLIWGAHPISTHGSSPSHAAPHAMPCVLPLGLEKLELRCFPLVELPHWVSPEKLRKLKKLYISGGNISDLGDLKSWEVTVLRLRFLKHMNYSWTALHDSFRKLDVLEAHECENLQPWPSCGKGLWRKEPNGTIAPVLT from the coding sequence ATGCTTGTCCATAGAAGCATTGAGAAAGATGTATTTGAGCCACTTGTGATGCGTATTTCTGAAATTGCGCAACACTATTTTGGGACAGTGGGCTCATCTGAAACTGGTGAGAAGGGTCCTACAGTGCCTGAATTTCCAGAGAAGATCAAATGGGAAGTGCAACATCTCGAAGAATTGTTTGAGGGCATTAAAGAAGACAAGGAGGAGGTCTATGAGGGTTTTAAGTCTGTTAGCCTTGCAATCTCCGAGTGGCAGAGAAGATTGGCTATAGCATACCAAAATGCAGCTAGAGATCCTCGACCTTTTGAGGGAATGAAATGGGCAATGGAGTATCATGAGATGTGGGTTGAAGACAATAATATAATAGGAGCTGGTGATGAGatattggattttgatgaacATGAGCTTTTTGAATCACTTAGATATGTCAAGACTGCACAAGGTGGTTCAGAAGCTCATCTCCTGGAAAGTATCAAGAGTGGGATGCAGTGCATAAAGAATGTGTTAGCCACCATTCGATCAAGAAAGGAAGCAGACAACAGGAGCTGGTGCATTGTGGAACAGGTCTTCTCCCCGCTACTGAAACTTTTGAAAACTATCAATCATCTAGTATCAGAAGCGGCTGCCCGCAACAACAAGTCTGAGAACTATAAGATCCTTGTCAAGATCGATGCTGAAGTCAACTGCTTACAGGATGCACTAGATTTGATTGATAGAAATAAGAATGAGGTTTATGAGAACTTCAGATTAATAGAAGATCTCATACTACCATTATTAACATTCCTTAAGGCCACATACAATGATCAATCAGAATCTTTGAGCTTCCTAGATGCAGTCAAACACGGAGTGAATTACTTGGAAGGTGTACTTGACAAGATTGAGCAGAAGCAGCGGGATGGAAATGATAATTTCCACATTGTCAAAGCAGCCTTCTCACCATTGTTGACATGCATGTACACCTTCAGGCGCATCTCGTTGGAAACCTTAGCCCATGAAGATAAATCAGATGCTTTTATTCTGTTGGACAGGATCAGAGATGATTTGTCACAGCTCAAAGATGTACTTCAGATGGTTCAAGAGAAAGAGAACGGAATATACAGTAACTTTGATGCAATTGAAGAACATATTGATGAGATTTATGACGGACATATGAATGTTGAAGGTTCCTTAAAACTTAACCAGATGGGTGGTCTGCGAGACAAGCTCCAGTTGATTCATGAAGAGATAACAAATATACGGGGAAAGGTGGATGACTCTTTCAAGGTCCAGGAGGTCTCATGCCATGTCATGCGCATGGCTGCAGCACATGAAGCTTCATCTTCTCATCAGTTGTCAGCATCAAATACCTTCTGCATTACCATGGAAAGTGCGCAGATGTGGCAGCTCAAAGTTATAATTGATGAACTAGAGACAAGATTGAGACACTGCCTTCTATGCCTTGCTGTGTTCCCAGTGGATGCCATCATCAAGAAGAGACTGTTAATTCACTGGTGGATTGGAGAATGTTTTGTAACTTCGGTTTCTGAAGGCAAGAGCTTCTTTAATAAATTGCTGCTGTCCAATGGGTTCATTACGCCAGTAAAGAAATACCACTGTGACAAAGTCCACTCGTGCAAGGTGCAACCTTGGATCCGTGGGCTACTGATTGAAGCTGCAAAGAGCAAAGCATTTGTTGAGCTCAGTTCAGATGGCAGCTCCAGGAATGACTTTACCAGGACCCGCCGTGCATGCTTGCATGCTGGAAAGATCCTTACAAACTTCCATCCTGATGTTTTGACGATTTACAATATCAAGCAACAGTATGTAGAGTTAAACAAGACATGGTTTTCTGAAAAGAACCGTTTGACCACTTTGCAGTTAGGACAATGGCACGATGCAAGTTATGACCCTCGGGCACATCACGTTGAGATTAACAATGCCAAGTTCCTAAAGCAGGTCAAATCCTGCAAGCAGTTGAAGTACCTGAGTTTGAGAGGCATATCAAGAATTGAGGCCCTTCCGAACTCAATTGGAAAGCTCTCAAGACTTGTCATTCTTGATCTCAAAGCGTGCCATAATCTAGAGGATCTTCCTAAAGAAATAGTAAAACTAGTGAAGCTGGAGTACTTGGACGTTTCTGATTGTTACCTGCTCTCAGGTATGCCTAAAGGACTAGGCAAGCTTTTTCAACTTGAAGTTCTGAAGGGATTTGTTCTATCAAACGCCAAGAGCAAAGATCTATGCCATCTCAATGAACTTGTCATGCTAAAAAAGTTACGAAAGCTGAGCATTAGAATTGGTTATAGCATAGATAGCGGTCAGTTTGCGAATTTTGGTGAGCTCTGTGCTCTCCGGTCGCTTACACTTATTTGGGGGGCACACCCAATATCTACACACGGGAGTTCTCCAAGTCATGCTGCTCCTCATGCAATGCCTTGTGTTCTCCCCTTAGGTCTTGAGAAGCTGGAGCTCCGTTGTTTTCCCCTTGTAGAATTGCCTCACTGGGTTAGTCCTGAAAAGCTGAGAAAATTGAAGAAGCTCTACATCAGCGGAGGTAACATCAGTGACCTGGGTGATTTGAAGTCCTGGGAGGTGACTGTACTTCGGCTAAGGTTCCTCAAACATATGAACTATTCATGGACTGCCCTGCATGATTCATTCAGGAAACTCGATGTTTTGGAGGCACATGAATGTGAAAATCTACAGCCCTGGCCTTCCTGCGGAAAAGGGTTATGGCGGAAAGAACCGAATGGAACGATTGCACCTGTGTTGACCTGA